Below is a window of Thermodesulfobacteriota bacterium DNA.
CCAACGATCCCGAGGTCGGCGGCACCGAAGATGGGAGCGTTCTCGTCCTGGTTGACCGCGGCGATGACCTTGGCGCCGCGGGCGCCGGTGAGGTGCTGGATCTGCCCCGAGATGCCGATCCCGAGGTACAGCTCTGGCTTCACCTGCACTCCCGAGAGCCCGATGCACGCCTGGTCCGGAAGCCAGTGCATCTCCTCGGAAAGGGGTCGGGTGCAGCCGATCTCCCCGCCGAGCACCTCGGCCAACTCCCGGGCCAGCCCGAGGTCGTCCTCGGCCGCGAAGCCCCTTCCGACGGCCACGACCACCCGGGCGTCGGCGAGGTCTCGGGTTTCCCGCTCCCGGACGCGCCGCTCCACGACCCGAACCGGGGACGGCTGCAGGTGCGGGAGCTCCCGGACCTGCCCGGTCCGCC
It encodes the following:
- a CDS encoding electron transfer flavoprotein subunit alpha/FixB family protein, translated to RTGQVRELPHLQPSPVRVVERRVRERETRDLADARVVVAVGRGFAAEDDLGLARELAEVLGGEIGCTRPLSEEMHWLPDQACIGLSGVQVKPELYLGIGISGQIQHLTGARGAKVIAAVNQDENAPIFGAADLGIVGDLYQVLPALVREMRKQS